In Massilia forsythiae, one DNA window encodes the following:
- a CDS encoding DEAD/DEAH box helicase has translation MSETPTTIDAGDAPTVRFADFGLAPEIQRALSDQGYEHPTPIQAKAIPIVLQGRDVMGAAQTGTGKTASFSLPIIQLLLPHANTSMSPARHAVRALVLTPTRELAIQVADNVKAYAQHTPLRSTVVFGGMDMKPQTEILRRGVEIVIATPGRLLDHVEQKNINLGQVQMLVMDEADRMLDMGFLPDLQRIINLLPKKRQNLMFSATFSPEIKKLAGSFLNDPLTIEVARSNATNTAITQILYKVEEAQKADVVLHLIRARDLKQVLVFSNTKIGASRLSRTLEQAGIKASAIHGDKTQQERIAALDAFKNGDIDVLVATDVAARGLDITDLPCVINYDLPYNAEDYVHRIGRTGRAGATGDALSVYSDKDERLLADIEKLIKQTITRGELTGYAPPSRGHRPGGERGHGGERDNERYGARPRRDGDSAPRSGERNDRAERGDRGERPQRGGYAGPRRDKVDPWFLKPYEPAASARQEPAPAPSASSKPKQKLAFLLGGVPKQ, from the coding sequence ATGTCAGAAACACCGACCACCATTGATGCCGGCGACGCCCCTACCGTGCGCTTCGCCGATTTCGGGCTGGCGCCCGAGATCCAGCGCGCGCTGTCGGACCAGGGCTACGAGCACCCGACCCCGATCCAGGCGAAGGCCATCCCGATCGTGCTGCAGGGCCGCGACGTCATGGGCGCCGCCCAGACCGGTACCGGCAAGACCGCCAGCTTCTCGCTGCCCATCATCCAGCTGCTGCTGCCGCATGCGAACACCAGCATGTCGCCGGCGCGCCACGCGGTGCGCGCGCTGGTGCTGACCCCGACGCGCGAACTGGCGATCCAGGTCGCCGACAACGTCAAGGCCTACGCCCAGCACACCCCGCTGCGCTCCACCGTCGTGTTCGGCGGCATGGACATGAAGCCGCAGACCGAGATCCTGCGCCGCGGCGTCGAGATCGTGATCGCCACCCCGGGCCGCCTGCTCGACCACGTCGAACAGAAGAACATCAATCTGGGCCAGGTGCAGATGCTGGTGATGGACGAAGCCGACCGCATGCTCGACATGGGCTTCCTGCCCGACCTGCAGCGCATCATCAACCTGCTGCCGAAGAAGCGCCAGAACCTGATGTTCTCGGCCACCTTCTCGCCCGAGATCAAGAAGCTGGCCGGCAGCTTCCTGAACGATCCGCTCACCATCGAGGTGGCGCGCAGCAATGCCACCAACACGGCGATCACCCAGATCCTGTACAAGGTCGAGGAAGCGCAAAAGGCCGATGTGGTGCTGCACCTGATCCGCGCGCGCGACCTGAAGCAGGTGCTGGTGTTCTCGAACACCAAAATCGGCGCCTCGCGCCTGTCACGCACCCTGGAGCAGGCCGGCATCAAGGCCTCCGCCATCCACGGCGACAAGACCCAGCAGGAACGCATCGCCGCGCTCGACGCCTTCAAGAACGGCGACATCGACGTGCTGGTCGCGACCGACGTCGCCGCGCGCGGCCTGGACATCACCGACCTGCCATGCGTGATCAACTACGACCTGCCGTACAACGCCGAGGATTACGTGCACCGCATCGGCCGCACCGGCCGCGCCGGCGCAACCGGCGATGCCTTGTCCGTATATTCGGACAAGGACGAGCGCCTGCTGGCCGACATCGAGAAGCTGATCAAGCAGACCATCACGCGCGGCGAATTGACCGGCTATGCGCCGCCCTCGCGCGGCCACCGGCCCGGCGGCGAGCGCGGCCATGGCGGCGAGCGTGACAACGAACGCTACGGTGCCCGTCCGCGCCGCGACGGCGACAGCGCGCCGCGTTCCGGCGAGCGCAACGATCGTGCGGAGCGTGGCGACCGCGGCGAGCGTCCGCAGCGCGGCGGCTACGCCGGTCCGCGCCGCGACAAGGTCGATCCGTGGTTCCTCAAGCCCTACGAGCCGGCCGCCAGCGCGCGCCAGGAACCGGCGCCGGCGCCATCCGCTTCGTCGAAGCCGAAGCAGAAACTGGCGTTCCTGCTGGGCGGGGTGCCGAAGCAGTAA
- a CDS encoding glycine zipper 2TM domain-containing protein codes for MKNIAIRTIARAALVAAFVTAGAAPAVSQAAPQNHYNQCSNCGTVVSTNTYQRDAERGSGLGAAGGAVLGGLVGNQVGSGNGRTLATIAGAVGGAYGGNRLERNMKAVTYTDVRVKMANGGHRTFTEQGNPRFRNGDRVRVQQGRLVHQG; via the coding sequence ATGAAGAACATCGCTATCCGTACCATCGCTCGCGCGGCCCTGGTTGCCGCCTTCGTCACCGCCGGCGCCGCACCGGCCGTCAGCCAGGCTGCACCGCAGAACCACTACAACCAATGCTCGAACTGCGGCACCGTGGTGTCGACCAATACCTACCAGCGCGATGCCGAACGCGGCAGCGGCCTGGGCGCCGCCGGCGGCGCGGTGCTGGGCGGCCTGGTGGGCAACCAGGTCGGCAGCGGCAACGGCCGCACGCTGGCCACCATCGCGGGCGCGGTGGGCGGCGCCTACGGCGGCAATCGCCTGGAGCGCAACATGAAGGCGGTGACCTATACCGACGTGCGCGTCAAAATGGCCAACGGCGGCCATCGCACCTTCACCGAGCAGGGCAATCCGCGTTTCCGCAATGGCGACCGCGTGCGCGTGCAGCAGGGCCGCCTGGTGCACCAGGGTTGA
- a CDS encoding cytochrome P450 yields MAPINSKPAPNDVGRAVPHARGFDNAISLLREGYRFMPRRFEALGADAFTTRLMLRKVLCVRGEDGARMFYQPGRFRRKTGLPPTALALLQDFGSVTTHEGDMHRQRKAMFMSLFGPHERQRLVDLAAAQWRERFDKWRGMPGVIVHHEAEIVLCRAVCQWAGIPIGPEEATQRAREFSAMVDGAASVGPRNWKALLIRTRTEHWARALIDAVRAGTIQVPLESPLSVIARHRDADGELLRRKHAAVELINLLRPTVAVSRFIAFGVLALHQHPQSRARLAEDDTYLTWFAQEVRRYYPFIPAIGGVASHDFDWHGMRIAKGTWVLIDLYGTDHHPASWGDPETFRPERFERWESSGFDLIPQGGGDHYAGHRCPGEFATLDLVKSALRLFATEIDYAVPPQDLTVSLRRMPTLPASGMVIRDVRPL; encoded by the coding sequence GTGGCACCCATCAACAGCAAACCGGCACCGAACGACGTCGGGCGCGCCGTCCCGCATGCGCGCGGATTCGACAATGCCATTTCCCTGCTGCGCGAAGGCTACCGCTTCATGCCGCGCCGCTTCGAGGCGCTGGGAGCGGATGCGTTCACGACGCGCCTGATGCTGAGGAAGGTGCTGTGCGTGCGCGGCGAGGACGGCGCCCGCATGTTTTATCAACCGGGACGCTTCCGCCGCAAGACCGGCCTGCCGCCGACCGCGCTGGCGCTGCTGCAGGACTTCGGCAGCGTCACCACCCACGAAGGCGACATGCACCGCCAGCGCAAGGCCATGTTCATGTCGCTGTTCGGTCCGCACGAGCGCCAGCGCCTGGTCGACCTGGCCGCGGCGCAGTGGCGCGAGCGCTTCGACAAATGGCGCGGCATGCCGGGCGTGATCGTGCACCACGAAGCGGAGATCGTGCTGTGCCGCGCGGTGTGCCAGTGGGCCGGCATTCCGATCGGCCCGGAAGAAGCGACCCAGCGCGCGCGCGAGTTCTCGGCGATGGTGGACGGCGCCGCCTCGGTCGGCCCGCGCAACTGGAAGGCGCTGCTGATCCGTACCCGCACCGAGCACTGGGCGCGCGCATTGATCGACGCCGTGCGCGCCGGGACCATCCAGGTGCCGCTTGAGAGTCCGCTGAGCGTGATCGCGCGCCACCGCGACGCCGACGGAGAACTCCTGCGGCGAAAGCACGCAGCCGTGGAACTGATCAACCTGCTGCGCCCGACCGTGGCGGTGTCGCGCTTCATCGCCTTCGGCGTGCTGGCGCTGCACCAGCATCCGCAGAGCCGCGCGCGCCTGGCGGAGGACGACACCTATCTCACCTGGTTCGCGCAGGAAGTGCGGCGCTATTACCCGTTCATTCCGGCGATCGGCGGCGTCGCCAGCCACGACTTCGACTGGCACGGCATGCGCATCGCGAAAGGGACGTGGGTCTTGATCGACCTGTACGGCACCGACCATCATCCGGCATCATGGGGCGACCCGGAAACCTTCCGGCCGGAGCGCTTCGAGCGCTGGGAAAGCAGCGGGTTCGACCTGATCCCGCAGGGCGGCGGCGACCATTACGCCGGCCACCGCTGCCCCGGCGAATTCGCCACGCTCGACCTGGTGAAATCGGCGTTGCGCCTGTTCGCCACCGAGATCGACTACGCGGTGCCGCCGCAGGACCTGACGGTCAGCCTGCGGCGCATGCCGACCTTGCCGGCCAGCGGAATGGTGATCAGGGACGTGCGGCCGTTATAA
- a CDS encoding CHASE domain-containing protein — MPHPHQPPVPSTDRPALRGRAFVPFLLAAFVLLVSLGVTWLVAANARHTARSELENTFHYRARDLERLMADRMAVYEQVLQGTRGFLRGSVDISRADFAQYYGVLRLNERFPGFEALGIATIVDPARLAAHEAQVRAEGYPGYAVTPAGRRDLLTAIAHIQPLTRRNLRAFGYDMYSEPTRRAAMDAARDTGRAASTAKLTLVQEGAAGDSAPQSGFLMYVPVYRAGQAHATVEQRRAAIVGWVYAPFRTADLMHGLGGEHAADLEVALYDGRTQAVEALLYRSGGAAGAGVSTRRPLFARNALLDNAGRPWTLAIRSSPAFEAGLERGPGRAIAFGGAGLGLLLAFIVWLLATERRRALQLAGAMTVELRASRDRIDAERARIRLILQNAYDAFVAVDPSGCVTDWNAQACALFGWKEEEALGRDAIALLVPAGQREEERACLKRFAASGACARLSGPYETTALDRHGQEIPVEVAITALPTARGHGVTAFVRDIRPRRDAEARERHRQQRLDEARGALLRSQKLEAVGKLTGGVAHDFNNILHIISVNVQLMLRHGEGERKRLLGIGDAVERGKKLSAQLLAFARRQPLHPSVVSLAQLIERMDTLLHRAAGDAIAIRFAIPPGLWHALVDPNQLENVLLNLVINARDAMDGQGSIVIALDNLAVAPGDALADTGIAPGEFVTVAVRDTGSGMPPDVMERAFEPFFTTKPEGKGTGLGLSMAHGFAEQSGGHIRLASTPGAGTTVTLYLPRALQETADPLSAPAPH, encoded by the coding sequence ATGCCGCATCCACACCAGCCACCCGTTCCGTCCACCGACCGCCCTGCCCTGCGCGGCCGCGCCTTCGTTCCCTTCCTGCTGGCCGCGTTCGTGCTGCTGGTGTCCCTGGGCGTCACCTGGCTGGTCGCCGCGAATGCCCGGCACACCGCCCGCAGCGAACTGGAAAACACCTTTCACTACCGCGCGCGCGACCTGGAACGCCTGATGGCGGACCGCATGGCGGTGTACGAGCAGGTCTTGCAAGGCACGCGCGGCTTCCTGCGCGGCTCGGTCGACATCAGCCGTGCCGACTTCGCCCAGTACTACGGCGTGCTGCGCCTGAACGAACGCTTTCCCGGCTTCGAGGCGCTGGGCATCGCCACCATCGTCGATCCGGCGCGGCTGGCCGCGCACGAGGCGCAGGTGCGCGCCGAAGGCTATCCGGGCTACGCGGTCACCCCGGCGGGCCGGCGCGACCTGCTCACCGCGATCGCCCATATCCAGCCGCTCACCCGGCGCAACCTACGCGCCTTCGGCTACGACATGTACAGCGAGCCGACCCGGCGCGCCGCCATGGACGCGGCGCGCGATACCGGCCGCGCCGCGTCCACCGCCAAGCTGACGCTGGTGCAGGAAGGCGCCGCCGGCGACAGCGCGCCCCAATCCGGTTTCCTGATGTACGTGCCGGTGTACCGCGCCGGCCAGGCGCACGCCACGGTAGAACAGCGGCGCGCGGCCATCGTCGGCTGGGTGTACGCCCCGTTCCGCACCGCCGACCTGATGCACGGGCTGGGCGGCGAGCATGCCGCCGACCTGGAGGTGGCGCTGTACGACGGCCGCACGCAGGCCGTGGAGGCCCTGCTGTACCGCTCCGGCGGCGCCGCCGGCGCCGGCGTCAGCACGCGCCGGCCGCTGTTCGCGCGCAACGCGCTGCTGGACAATGCCGGGCGTCCGTGGACCCTGGCGATCCGTTCCTCGCCCGCCTTCGAAGCGGGCCTCGAACGCGGCCCGGGCCGCGCGATCGCCTTCGGCGGCGCCGGCCTCGGGCTGCTGCTCGCCTTCATCGTCTGGCTGCTGGCGACCGAGCGCCGGCGCGCGCTGCAGCTGGCCGGCGCCATGACGGTCGAACTGCGCGCCTCGCGCGACCGCATCGACGCCGAGCGCGCGCGCATCCGCCTGATCCTGCAGAACGCCTACGACGCTTTCGTCGCGGTGGACCCGAGCGGTTGCGTGACCGACTGGAACGCGCAGGCCTGCGCGCTGTTCGGCTGGAAGGAAGAAGAGGCGCTCGGGCGCGACGCCATCGCCCTGCTGGTCCCGGCCGGCCAGCGCGAGGAAGAGCGCGCCTGCCTGAAACGCTTCGCCGCGAGCGGCGCATGCGCGCGCCTGTCCGGCCCCTACGAAACCACGGCGCTCGACCGCCACGGCCAGGAAATCCCGGTGGAGGTCGCGATCACGGCGCTGCCCACTGCGCGCGGCCACGGCGTCACCGCCTTCGTGCGCGACATCCGGCCGCGCCGCGACGCCGAGGCGCGCGAACGGCACCGCCAGCAGCGCCTGGACGAGGCGCGCGGCGCCCTGCTGCGCTCGCAGAAGCTGGAAGCGGTGGGCAAGCTGACCGGCGGCGTGGCGCACGACTTCAACAACATCCTGCACATCATCAGCGTCAACGTCCAGCTGATGCTGAGACACGGGGAAGGCGAACGCAAGCGCCTGCTCGGCATCGGCGATGCGGTCGAGCGCGGCAAGAAGCTGTCGGCGCAGCTGCTCGCCTTCGCCCGGCGCCAGCCGCTGCACCCGAGCGTGGTCAGCCTGGCGCAGCTGATCGAGCGCATGGACACGCTGCTGCACCGCGCCGCCGGCGACGCCATCGCGATCCGCTTCGCCATCCCGCCCGGCCTGTGGCACGCGCTGGTCGATCCCAACCAGCTGGAAAACGTGCTGCTCAACCTGGTGATCAACGCGCGCGACGCGATGGACGGCCAGGGCAGCATCGTCATCGCGCTGGACAACCTGGCGGTGGCGCCCGGCGACGCGCTGGCCGACACCGGCATCGCCCCCGGCGAATTCGTGACGGTGGCGGTACGCGACACCGGCAGCGGCATGCCGCCGGACGTGATGGAGCGCGCCTTCGAGCCCTTCTTCACGACCAAGCCCGAGGGCAAGGGCACCGGCCTGGGCCTGTCGATGGCGCACGGCTTCGCCGAGCAGAGCGGCGGCCATATCCGGCTGGCCAGCACGCCCGGCGCCGGCACCACCGTCACCCTGTACCTGCCGCGCGCACTGCAGGAAACGGCGGATCCGCTGTCCGCGCCGGCGCCGCACTGA
- a CDS encoding EF-hand domain-containing protein: MVASISSNSISNWVDNVFSKVDTKNQGYIDKASLASALSAAGDTDSSDSDIDDTIKALDGDSDGKVSKSELTEAMTKLSDQLNAQFDASRVNGAGGGMPPDGPPPDGEPPEDGDSGSVDTASGSSSSAAGGMGAMGGMGGMGGPGGMQGMGGPRGGGGAKSESSSDSSSTDSTSATSSTSTDYVAAADTDGDGTVSDAEQAAYDKKVASGEIDKNGNSTDSASATSGSNGVDKPEKGGHRRDPMHDVAHALHLLKAYADNSASDTASASGSSASSTSAATSSISVEA; encoded by the coding sequence ATGGTAGCCAGCATCAGCAGCAATTCCATCTCCAACTGGGTCGACAACGTCTTTTCCAAGGTCGACACGAAGAACCAGGGATACATCGACAAGGCCAGCCTGGCCAGCGCCCTGTCGGCCGCCGGCGACACCGACTCGAGCGACAGCGACATCGACGACACCATCAAGGCGCTCGACGGCGACAGCGACGGCAAGGTCAGCAAGAGCGAACTGACCGAGGCGATGACCAAGCTGTCGGACCAGCTGAACGCCCAGTTCGACGCTTCGCGCGTAAACGGCGCCGGCGGCGGCATGCCGCCGGACGGCCCGCCGCCCGACGGCGAACCGCCCGAGGATGGCGACAGCGGCAGCGTGGACACGGCCAGCGGCAGCAGCAGCAGCGCCGCCGGCGGCATGGGCGCGATGGGCGGCATGGGCGGCATGGGCGGTCCCGGCGGCATGCAGGGCATGGGCGGGCCGCGCGGCGGCGGCGGCGCCAAGAGCGAAAGCAGTAGCGACAGCAGCAGCACCGACAGTACCAGCGCCACCAGCAGCACCAGCACCGACTACGTGGCGGCGGCCGACACCGATGGCGACGGCACCGTCAGCGACGCCGAGCAGGCCGCCTACGACAAGAAGGTGGCCAGCGGCGAGATCGACAAGAACGGCAACAGCACCGACAGCGCCAGCGCCACCAGCGGCAGCAACGGTGTCGACAAGCCCGAAAAAGGCGGCCACCGCAGGGACCCGATGCACGATGTGGCGCACGCGCTGCACCTGCTCAAGGCGTATGCCGATAACAGCGCGAGCGATACCGCGAGCGCGTCGGGTTCGAGCGCTTCCAGCACGAGCGCCGCCACCAGCAGCATCAGCGTCGAGGCTTGA
- a CDS encoding LON peptidase substrate-binding domain-containing protein, translated as MATISLPLFPLGTVLFPDGVLPLQIFEPRYLDMIARCLGEGEPFGVVLLTHGQEVRTPEGEERFLHAGTLASVQDSGASSPGLLQVVCRGGARFRVLDAERRPDGLWMAEAELLEDDRAVRVPSDLKGAADALDRVLSSLHDVPQSRWPVQPPFRLDDCGWVANRWCELLPLPNGQKHNMLMLDNPMIRLELLHDVLDEHGLITS; from the coding sequence ATGGCGACCATCTCCCTACCACTGTTCCCGCTCGGTACCGTGCTGTTCCCTGACGGCGTGCTGCCGCTGCAGATCTTCGAGCCGCGCTATCTCGACATGATCGCGCGCTGCCTGGGCGAGGGCGAGCCCTTCGGCGTGGTGCTGCTGACCCACGGCCAGGAAGTGCGCACGCCGGAAGGCGAGGAACGCTTCCTGCACGCGGGTACGCTGGCGTCGGTGCAGGATAGCGGCGCTTCGTCGCCCGGCCTGCTGCAGGTGGTCTGCCGCGGCGGTGCGCGCTTTCGCGTGCTGGATGCCGAGCGCCGTCCCGACGGCCTGTGGATGGCCGAGGCCGAGCTGCTGGAAGACGACCGCGCCGTGCGCGTGCCGTCCGACCTGAAGGGGGCGGCCGATGCCCTCGACCGCGTGCTGTCGTCGCTGCACGACGTGCCGCAGAGCCGCTGGCCGGTGCAGCCGCCGTTCCGCCTGGACGATTGCGGCTGGGTGGCCAACCGCTGGTGCGAGCTGCTGCCGCTGCCGAACGGGCAGAAGCACAACATGCTCATGCTGGACAATCCGATGATCCGCCTGGAGCTGTTGCACGACGTGCTCGACGAGCACGGGCTGATCACGTCCTGA
- a CDS encoding endonuclease III domain-containing protein, producing MEKRPFDIGIALERIEQAVQPWPKAALFQLFEEGYTTTFEQLLACIISIRTYDEATLPISRRLFARARTPAQVARLSWEALDALISPSTFHERKANQILAIARAVEAAYGDVLPGEREVLLSFAGVGPKCANLVLGVACGTPVISVDIHVHRVTGRWGYVKASTPEKTLAALEAKLPRAHWIDINRLLVPFGKHICTGNRPRCSTCPVLDMCDQVGVTEQR from the coding sequence ATGGAAAAACGTCCCTTCGACATCGGCATCGCCCTCGAACGCATCGAGCAAGCCGTGCAACCCTGGCCCAAGGCCGCCCTGTTCCAGCTGTTCGAGGAAGGCTATACGACCACCTTCGAGCAACTGCTGGCCTGCATCATCTCGATCCGCACCTACGACGAGGCGACGCTGCCGATCTCGCGCAGGCTGTTCGCGCGGGCGCGCACGCCGGCGCAGGTCGCCCGGCTGAGCTGGGAAGCGCTGGATGCCCTGATCAGCCCCAGCACCTTCCACGAGCGCAAGGCCAACCAGATCCTGGCCATCGCGCGCGCCGTGGAAGCAGCCTACGGCGACGTCCTGCCCGGCGAACGCGAGGTGCTGCTGTCGTTCGCCGGCGTCGGCCCCAAATGCGCCAACCTGGTGCTGGGCGTCGCCTGCGGCACGCCCGTGATCAGTGTCGACATCCACGTGCACCGGGTGACCGGGCGCTGGGGCTACGTGAAAGCGTCGACGCCGGAAAAGACCCTGGCCGCGTTGGAAGCCAAATTGCCGCGCGCGCACTGGATCGACATCAACCGCCTGCTGGTGCCCTTCGGTAAGCACATCTGCACCGGCAACCGGCCGCGCTGCTCGACCTGCCCGGTTTTGGACATGTGCGACCAGGTGGGCGTGACCGAGCAGCGCTGA
- a CDS encoding histidine kinase famiy protein has protein sequence MATGNSKEENLEQALDEQGGGQSGGIPAQGLIEGNAYNPMGGAGINHWQAGFISRDGLLDRNNVFFAAVEMTRMPMVVTDPRQPDNPIVFANGAFLDLTLYKQEDIMGRNCRLLQGPGTDPAAVREVREALEQERAVAVDLLNYRADGSQFWNALFIGPVFDGDGKLLYFFASQMDISERRQTQDASLQAQKMEAIGQLTAGMAHDFNNLLQVINGNLEVTLLSLEKPDVAREALVRAQRAAMRAGKLTQQLLTFARKQRLEPKLLNINGLVVEFSDLLVRTLGDQVELRLDLRPGLPACVLDPIHLEMALLNVLINARDAMPEGGEVTVATSLIRDDDQLRRHKLAPGTYVSLCVIDHGSGMPPDVLRRATEPFFTTKGPGTGLGLAMVHGFVQQSNGRLEIDSEPDQGTTVRMIFPVADSAAAPAHAPGAGADGAPADGTAGPGQDKPCVLVVEDNDDVRELAESVLGLEGYAVLAAPSGEQALALLERGERVDLLFTDVIMPGGMTGLELVEKAHALRPGLAVLVTTGYMDDLPERGRASGLTILAKPYKHEDLLARVQKALKIERRLADWNAP, from the coding sequence ATGGCAACCGGCAACAGCAAGGAAGAGAACCTGGAGCAAGCGCTCGATGAACAGGGCGGCGGCCAGAGCGGGGGCATACCCGCCCAAGGCCTTATCGAAGGCAACGCTTACAATCCGATGGGCGGCGCGGGCATCAATCACTGGCAGGCCGGCTTCATCAGCCGCGACGGCCTGCTGGACCGCAACAACGTGTTCTTCGCCGCGGTCGAGATGACGCGCATGCCGATGGTGGTCACCGATCCGCGCCAGCCGGACAACCCGATCGTGTTCGCCAACGGCGCCTTCCTCGACCTGACCCTGTACAAGCAGGAAGACATCATGGGCCGCAACTGCCGCCTGCTGCAGGGACCGGGCACCGACCCCGCCGCCGTGCGCGAGGTGCGCGAGGCCCTGGAGCAGGAGCGCGCGGTGGCGGTCGATCTCTTGAACTACCGCGCCGACGGCAGCCAGTTCTGGAACGCGCTGTTCATCGGCCCGGTGTTCGACGGCGACGGCAAGCTGCTGTACTTCTTCGCCTCGCAGATGGATATCAGCGAGCGGCGCCAGACCCAGGACGCCTCGCTGCAGGCGCAGAAGATGGAAGCGATCGGCCAGCTCACCGCCGGCATGGCGCACGATTTCAACAACCTGCTGCAGGTCATCAACGGCAACCTCGAAGTCACCCTGCTCAGCCTCGAAAAACCCGATGTAGCGCGCGAGGCGCTGGTGCGCGCCCAGCGCGCCGCCATGCGCGCCGGCAAGCTCACCCAGCAATTGCTGACCTTCGCGCGCAAGCAGCGCCTGGAGCCCAAGCTATTGAACATCAACGGCCTGGTGGTCGAGTTCTCCGACCTGCTGGTGCGCACGCTGGGCGACCAGGTCGAGCTACGCCTCGACCTGCGGCCCGGCCTGCCGGCCTGCGTGCTGGACCCGATCCATCTGGAGATGGCGCTGCTGAACGTGCTGATCAACGCGCGCGACGCCATGCCCGAGGGCGGCGAAGTCACGGTCGCCACTTCGTTGATCCGCGACGACGACCAGCTCAGGCGCCACAAGCTGGCGCCGGGCACCTACGTGTCGCTGTGCGTGATCGACCACGGCAGCGGCATGCCGCCGGACGTGCTGCGGCGCGCCACCGAACCCTTCTTCACCACCAAGGGACCGGGCACCGGCCTGGGACTGGCGATGGTGCACGGCTTCGTCCAGCAATCGAACGGCCGCCTCGAGATCGACAGCGAGCCGGACCAGGGCACCACGGTGCGCATGATCTTCCCGGTCGCCGACAGCGCCGCCGCACCGGCGCACGCACCCGGCGCCGGTGCGGACGGCGCGCCTGCGGACGGCACCGCCGGCCCCGGCCAGGACAAGCCGTGCGTGCTGGTGGTCGAGGACAACGACGACGTGCGCGAACTGGCCGAGAGCGTACTGGGACTGGAAGGCTACGCGGTGCTGGCGGCTCCCAGCGGCGAACAGGCGCTGGCGCTGCTGGAACGGGGGGAACGGGTCGACCTGCTGTTCACCGACGTGATCATGCCGGGCGGGATGACCGGCCTGGAACTGGTGGAAAAGGCGCACGCGCTGCGCCCCGGGCTGGCGGTGCTGGTCACCACCGGCTACATGGACGACCTGCCGGAACGCGGCCGTGCATCCGGGCTGACGATCCTGGCCAAGCCCTACAAGCACGAGGACTTGCTGGCGCGGGTGCAAAAGGCGCTGAAGATCGAGCGCCGGTTGGCGGACTGGAATGCGCCGTAA